GTTTCCAGGGAAGGAAATTATTccatttgttgaaaatctAAAGCCGGACGAAAGATTtaaagtaaaaatattattgaatGAGAATTCTAGAGTTGGCGACACTTCTCTTTATTCATGGACAATAGATATAATTTCGCAGTTGGCGGTAACCACAATTCCGAAGCTGGAATTTTCGTTTAGGATAGGGACTACAAGGAAGGTGGTCAAGAAATCGAATGGGCTCTTTAAGAGTATTGAAGGTGTCTCTTTAGAGATGTGGGATACTGAAACCCTTTGGGATTTACCACCAAAATTTCCAGAAAAGCCTGTACATCTCGTTATTATGACACATGGTATATTTTCTAATATCGGGTGTGATATGCTATATATGAAAgataaaattgaagaaatgacGTTTCCTATGGATGAGTCTATTAATCCGAATATAATTGTTCGAGGTTTTATGGGCAACGTCGGGAAATCAGGTCACGGTATACATTGCTTGGGCGTTAGAGTTGGAAAGTATGTGCTTGAGACTGTTGATAAGTTGAATAAAAAGTACAAAGTAGACAGGATATCATTCATTGGCCATTCCCTAGGAGGGCCAACTCAATCCATGGCGGTGCGTTACATAAGTATTAAAAGAccagatttttttgatgcaGTTAAAGGTGTTAAACCCGTTAATTTTATTACGTTAGCTAGTCCTTTCATCGGTGTTATTGGCGACTTCCCCTTTTATTTGTCTGTTCCACTGGATATGGGCGCGCTTGGTTTGACAGGAAGGGACttgaatttaaaatatACACCGTTAACGTCCAAAGATGGGTTGTATGCAGACGATGAAGTGTACCCAGAACATTCCAAGTACATATTAGAAATTCTTCCACAGGCGCCGGCTAAAAAAGTATTTGAGTCTTTTAAGAGGAGAACGATATATGCCAATGTCATGGATGATGGTATTGTTCCATTACGAACTGCTGCACTTTTGTATCTGGATTGGCGAAGCATACACAAAGTCCAGAAAattaggaaaaaaaataagaactCTCCAACTTCAAGCGAGTTTGTGTCCTCCGATAGCCCAGAGAGTAGTGGAGCATCATCACCTTCAAACGAAAATGGTAACAACGTCGGGGAGATTCCTGCAGAAAGTCCAAACAAAAAAGCGACGTTGCAGTGGACTTTACCTCAGGCCGTTATCCACGGaagtaaaataaataaatataagaGAGGACAAACTAATGAAGCCAACTCAGATTCGGATAATGAACAAGGAGTATTTCTTGATGGTCAAAAGTTCGAACCTCCAAAAGAAGCCAATACTGTATTGTCTGCATTATCGGTATTGACAGCTGCCATACCAGATCAGGAGTATATCAAAAACCCGGCTGTAAGGAAAGATGAAGTCATTCATGATAAACTTTATCACCCGGAAGAATTACCTCCGCCGCATTATGAGAATAGGCCTATCGTTAAGAAGCTTATATATCCTAATGAGAGTGTCAACAGGATTCAAGAGCGCATTGCTAGAGAATGGCAAGAAACGATGACTTGGAGAAAAGTATTAGTGCAGATCCAGCCTGATTCCCATAACAATATCGTAgtaagaagaagatttgtTAATTTATACGGCTATGTTGCTGTGGAACACATGGTTGAGCACCATTTCGGATCCAAGGTTTGTAGCGAGCTGGCTGAAGATGCAAATGAGCCAAAAGATGAGCCAAACCAGTCATCGCAAGCGGACCGGTCGAATGAGTATAACGAGGGGGAAATATCAAAGGGCGCGGAGAATGCCACATGAGTTTGATGATTTATAATGTAtacgtaaaaaaaaatatcatagATGAAATAAAAGTTTCTTAAGAATATCACAATGACCACAATAAAGTGTGGATGttgtttaaaaaaaagatagcCCTGTAGGGGGCTCGAACCCCTAACCTTATGATTAAGAGTCATACGCGCTACCGATTGCGCCAACAAGGCTATTTCGTTGGAAAAACTAATTAATTTTGGAAGTAATAGGACATTAAACATGTTTGTTGCAATGAAActttaaaatatcatctGTTTAGTTTTATTCATGTTacttgttggaataaaaatcaactatcatctactaactagtatttacgttactagtatattatcatatacggtgttagaagatgacgcaaatgatgagaaatagtcatctaaattagtggaagctgaaacgcaaggattgataatgtaataggatcaatgaatattaacatataaaacgatgataataatatttatagaattgtgtagaattgcagattcccttttatggattcctaaatcctcgaggagaacttctagtatatctacatacctaatattatagccttaatcacaatggaatcccaacaattacatcaaaatccacattctctacattactagtatattatcatatgCGGTTTaagaaaatggtataaAGATTAAGAAACAGTCATGAAAATTTAGTGAAGCTGAAATGCCAGTATTGATAATACGATAGAATAATGAATGACAAAGTATATAAGGAAGATGAAGTAACATTATTATGGAGAACTATCGACTCCCTTTTGTGAATTTCTATATCCTCAAGGAGAATTGCTTGTATActatgtatatataatattataacCCTTGACAACAATGGAATAATTAGTCCTTAAACGTTAGACTGGCTGGGACAGCACGACCTCTGTTGGCTAATTTTACTTTTCCCACAACCGTAGATCTTGATTTCATGACTGTTTTCGTGGTAATGTCCGAATGATACATATATAAGTTATATGCTTTCACTTTATAAGTATTAGCGTTTTTACTCACCATCCACTGCTTTGAGAAGATGTGGTCAGCAACCACGCAATACATCACATATTTTGGCACGGGTGATGTACCGATCTAATGGCTAAGCTTCCTTTTGGAAGCTGATAGAGATCCAGATTTGCATCTCTATCGCTATTGTCGTCATCGACACTGCTCACTTAGTGCTGCAGGTAAATTCcgtttttttccaaattaaTATTTATGAACGTTATGATGTCaagttttttcaagaagTAATTATCCgcgaaaaaaagaatataaaaaatacaaatgtGCATAGATCCTCACATAGTATACAActaaaaagcaaacaaaaGAACATCCTCAAATGACTGTTATAAAGACAGAACCAACAACAGAAGTGACATTATATTCTCCACCATCAAAAGAATCTTTAAGTAAAGATGACGCCcacagaaaaaaacaaaataataaaccACCTTCGAGTATAAATAGCCGCTCAGGACCAAATAAGCATAAACTTGCCGCCAAAGCACcggaaaagaaaatcaataaCACAGATAAACAAGACCTCTCTGCCTTTTTATTAAATCCTTCCCTTATTGTTAAACCTTCTGagagcaaaaaaaaagaaaatattgtgGCCTATAATGATACACCAGGTATAAAAACAGAACATACAGCGTTTCAGCCGCTGACACCAATTTCGAAAAAAAGGGCCCTGAAAGAGAAAGCAGCATCAGAAAAATGTGATAGCTTTGATCTTTCCAGAGACGAGAAGCCTTATATTCAGAAAAAGTCAAAGACGCTTTCTTCCGTCACAGAGATTAATTCCTCAGAATATAAACTCTCACTAAATGGCGAAAATACATCATCCCCAGCTAAGGAAAAATCGCAAGAACCCATAGAAAATCCTGGAAGTTACcaaaaaacaagaaattacctttttgaaaagcCCGATCCTTTAGACACGTGCCTTCAGGACTACTCGAGTATGCTACCGTCAAATGTagcagaagaagatcaagaatattttatcaGCGTAGCTGATTCGACATTGGAGGAGTGGACTAACAAGGGCCAGGAAATTATTGACCAACAGTTCCAGCTCTACCAAGAAATAATCAAGAAACGAATAGAACTAAGCTACAAATTTAAGGGTATTATTTCTGTAATCAATGATAGGGCAGATGCCCTAGAAGAACAGGGTCAACAACtagaaggaaaaattaAGAAAGTTAAAACTTTGGCTAATGAAATTCTCAATATTATATAAACGCTTCATAAAGTTGATCAAAGGTGCTATATTCAGTAACAAAATGCTTATAATTAAGAGAATACATCCCTAATAATGAATCATATCTTTCATATTTTAgatgatattgaaattatttaaCTATACATAAGGAGAGTCCTCAATGAAATGGAGTAAAACAGACGACATGATAATAACTATATCAATTCATGCTTTTTAGTTTCTCTTTCTGTAACGTCTGTCTCTTTGAGCGGAAACGTTGATGACAGATAATGGCAACTTCAAACCCAAAGATTTAACCAAGTCAGAGGTTTGGTTGTCAACGTTCAAAACACCGTTAGAACGAGACAAGTCCAAAGCAGAGACTTCTGGGACGTATTGATcctttctttctctttcttcttcttgcaatttgaaagaaatacCTCTAACTGGACCCTTTTggattcttttcatcaaatgAGTAGTGTAACCAGCAATCTTGTTTCTCAATCTCTTGGATTGGATAGTTGCAATTTCATCACAAAGTCTCTTGTTAGTTTGGAAATCCAAGGTCAACTTTGGATAGTAACGTTCAATCAAAGCCTTGGAGGCACGTTTGACGGTCTTGGTTCTAACTCTACCCTATAAAAATAGCAATAATCAAATGAGACAACTTAAGTTAGTAAATACCTCTCTTCAAGACCATTGGATA
This is a stretch of genomic DNA from Saccharomyces cerevisiae S288C chromosome IV, complete sequence. It encodes these proteins:
- a CDS encoding putative hydrolase (Putative hydrolase acting on ester bonds), which encodes MPYKINRMKNSLEINETGGTLLVDERKRLRIGELYRYKFSVNKDVIKEQGLDVSHLFLRIKNEESALLRPLYLTGPYSFYIDVRPHNYNENRKFPGKEIIPFVENLKPDERFKVKILLNENSRVGDTSLYSWTIDIISQLAVTTIPKLEFSFRIGTTRKVVKKSNGLFKSIEGVSLEMWDTETLWDLPPKFPEKPVHLVIMTHGIFSNIGCDMLYMKDKIEEMTFPMDESINPNIIVRGFMGNVGKSGHGIHCLGVRVGKYVLETVDKLNKKYKVDRISFIGHSLGGPTQSMAVRYISIKRPDFFDAVKGVKPVNFITLASPFIGVIGDFPFYLSVPLDMGALGLTGRDLNLKYTPLTSKDGLYADDEVYPEHSKYILEILPQAPAKKVFESFKRRTIYANVMDDGIVPLRTAALLYLDWRSIHKVQKIRKKNKNSPTSSEFVSSDSPESSGASSPSNENGNNVGEIPAESPNKKATLQWTLPQAVIHGSKINKYKRGQTNEANSDSDNEQGVFLDGQKFEPPKEANTVLSALSVLTAAIPDQEYIKNPAVRKDEVIHDKLYHPEELPPPHYENRPIVKKLIYPNESVNRIQERIAREWQETMTWRKVLVQIQPDSHNNIVVRRRFVNLYGYVAVEHMVEHHFGSKVCSELAEDANEPKDEPNQSSQADRSNEYNEGEISKGAENAT
- the ECM11 gene encoding Ecm11p (Meiosis-specific protein; component of the Synaptonemal Complex (SC) along with Gmc2p; required for efficient crossover formation and for the efficient loading of the SC transverse filament protein, Zip1p; is SUMOlytaed in a Gmc2p manner, and SUMOylation is required for its function in meiosis; GFP fusion protein is present in discrete clusters in the nucleus throughout mitosis; may be involved in maintaining chromatin structure), producing the protein MTVIKTEPTTEVTLYSPPSKESLSKDDAHRKKQNNKPPSSINSRSGPNKHKLAAKAPEKKINNTDKQDLSAFLLNPSLIVKPSESKKKENIVAYNDTPGIKTEHTAFQPLTPISKKRALKEKAASEKCDSFDLSRDEKPYIQKKSKTLSSVTEINSSEYKLSLNGENTSSPAKEKSQEPIENPGSYQKTRNYLFEKPDPLDTCLQDYSSMLPSNVAEEDQEYFISVADSTLEEWTNKGQEIIDQQFQLYQEIIKKRIELSYKFKGIISVINDRADALEEQGQQLEGKIKKVKTLANEILNII
- the RPS17B gene encoding 40S ribosomal protein eS17 RPS17B (Ribosomal protein 51 (rp51) of the small (40s) subunit; homologous to mammalian ribosomal protein S17, no bacterial homolog; RPS17B has a paralog, RPS17A, that arose from the whole genome duplication; protein abundance increases in response to DNA replication stress), with translation MGRVRTKTVKRASKALIERYYPKLTLDFQTNKRLCDEIATIQSKRLRNKIAGYTTHLMKRIQKGPVRGISFKLQEEERERKDQYVPEVSALDLSRSNGVLNVDNQTSDLVKSLGLKLPLSVINVSAQRDRRYRKRN